A single Schistocerca piceifrons isolate TAMUIC-IGC-003096 chromosome 6, iqSchPice1.1, whole genome shotgun sequence DNA region contains:
- the LOC124803215 gene encoding uncharacterized protein LOC124803215, whose amino-acid sequence TGLSSTGLSSTGLSSTGLSSTASTGLSSTGLSSTGLSSTGLSSTDLAHVLPQVDT is encoded by the exons accggtctctcttccaccggtctctcttccaccggtctctcttccaccggtctctcttccaccg cttccaccggtctctcttccaccggtctctcttccaccggtctctcttccaccggtctctcttccaccg ATTTGGCCCATGTGTTACCACAAGTAGATACATAA